The following coding sequences are from one Peromyscus eremicus chromosome X, PerEre_H2_v1, whole genome shotgun sequence window:
- the Ct47c1 gene encoding cancer/testis antigen family 47 member C1 gives MSTTGNRDPTKESRDNPVTLEGEWVQEAAEGCRIDHESGLGGASATPAVEIMAVCPREVENVGLERNPGEDDDREESVAAEEDSDIAPVKEEAEEREEEENVENQDVENTHQFPMAGFRFVFLDLIHAILNRVYYNNHVMIRRPREDQVRETPGPSASGRSSEVQVPPGPIPSTVRAAECEGRTPGLARSLPEVISTFPELEEPIDFEEADYYLREPDLWVQEPAVRAAAEEPAEQAMEEVAAVVTAEDPAKEVMEQIMASEDECHCDIWNEEENIFEEEEEEKGEEKKNQGALEVDPDPAGSSTSKSS, from the exons ATGTCTACCACAGGGAATCGAGATCCAACCAAAGAGAGCCGAGATAACCCAGTAACCCTTGAGGGAGAGTGGGTACAGGAAGCTGCAGAGGGCTGCAGGATAGACCACGAGTCCGGCCTAGGTGGGGCCTCTGCCACACCCGCAGTTGAAATAATGGCCGTTTGTCCTAGGGAGGTGGAGAATGTTGGGCTTGAAAGAAACCCAGGGGAAGACGATGACAGGGAAGAGAGTGTGGCTGCTGAGGAAGACTCAGATATTGCTCCTGTTAAGGAGGAGGCGGAAGaacgggaggaggaggaaaatgtgGAAAATCAAGACGTGGAGAACACCCATCAGTTCCCAATGGCTGGCTTCCGATTTGTGTTTCTGGATCTGATCCACGCCATTCTCAATCGTGTCTATTACAACAACCATGTCATGATTAGGCGCCCCCGTGAAGACCAAGTGAGGGAAACACCTGGCCCTTCTGCATCTGGCCGCTCAAGTGAGGTCCAAGTACCACCCGGGCCCATTCCATCAACAGTGAGGGCTGCAGAGTGTGAGGGCCGCACCCCAGGCCTGGCCCGAAGCCTGCCAGAAGTCATCTCCACATTTCCGGAGCTGGAGGAGCCTATAGACTTCGAGGAAGCAGATTATTACCTGCGGGAGCCAGATCTTTGGGTGCAGGAGCCAGCAGTTAGGGCAGCAGCCGAGGAACCAGCCGAGCAAGCAATGGAAGAGGTGGCAGCAGTGGTGACAGCGGAAGATCCAGCAAAGGAAGTCATGGAGCAAATCATGGCCTCAGAGG atgaatgccATTGTGATAtctggaatgaagaggaaaacatctttgaggaggaggaggaggaaaaaggagaagaaaagaaaaaccaaggagCACTTGAAGTGGACCCAGATCCAGCAGGCTCCAGTACCAGCAAATCCAG TTAA